In the genome of Cryptococcus deuterogattii R265 chromosome 6, complete sequence, one region contains:
- a CDS encoding DNA repair/transcription protein MET18/MMS19 — MDVDRLVRTHVSTADLDPSQELVQGVNSGQIQLLQVVKALGEYLTSTEDDVRLKGLTFLTNLLSVIIPGKINRQATTTLTNFYMSKLDDFDSLPPALNGLTTLSKLTTFDDTAAVDVYKRVVEDVNIKAYAQATRHLVYVLFDSLLATHRDALKKMGTAFINSYTKIVDGEKDPRNLMLLFSIDRVILLEFDVKDHIEDFFDITFCYFPITFRPPPNDPYGITADDLKLALRECMASNPYFAKMALPLFLEKFATATGATMKDLMLTMAACFPTYGADAVNERSKELWEGIKTEVLYSSDSTIEVAALSALESLMRTLYPNEDSIPSGLAQEIIQECMKSLEEPDKNQALGSTKIIAAIFRGSPSAGKFALSQVFPQLFRTFNSPVVPSHRAPLLTAVSSILLACQSTYDSSSRSHEQEQCLEPYRGDLLDMLREGLRTDGLKGPAVKGCVALVGVQGYWSRGEVEDVVRGIDEILIHDGDQQIRPEVIQALTTISKFHPTVIESLTLPLLFHHLPSSAPSEEDFTARQRYRSILGSLGKLCIQPALWGTMIVRITSRLDILVSATPEKSEGGDVEMDDMDARECNIAYAWDLLNSLLTVIEAKIKEKHVDVGKYYEELMPRLVGLAVMASQQTGGGSGEPLFKDRRLVAIISKIEEKMIWELSVEKQGKQFDLMHRAFEQGEMVSIVHERSIVRSTSPLRISASSPEQDLIAIYSAALRGLSPSVSLPLTSYGEYLRGKVYWTIHVAKDGWQVKWGLEMVCALVNKKENDLKEALAGVMEKIWAEVQDTTQDFEVRRRGLLVYFHIIKALSLLRQPLAYTALDKVIEVLGLFSMDPEFVSEAARAFSVLAKKGDGHLTAKLLYAQKLWNLVLPKLIEGDKKASGKERIVYLVSFASLLPLVPPSLCLSDLPTILPLIQRSLTLSSPVQRTNVIHALTSILETPSSPYTDTILHSSASSLVSALLASSVPSPEITTSSKVRQSALACLAIIPDTIRLEVLHKQKAEVIKELGKAVDDRIRDVRKEAVECRARWYRYGQAT; from the exons ATGGACGTCGACAGGCTCGTAAGGACGCACGTATCTACGGCAGATTTGGACCCGTCTCAAGAGCTAGTTCAAG GTGTCAACAGTGGTCAGATACAGTTACTACAAGTGGTAAAGGCTTTGGGAGAATACCTCACCTCtacagaagatgatgtcAGGCTTAAAG GATTGACGTTCTTAACTAATCTCCTGAGCGTTATCATACCTGGGAAGATTAATCGTCAGGCGA CGACGACCCTGACAAACTTCTATATGTCGAAGCTCGATGACTTTGACTCATTACCACCAGCTCTAAATGGACTGACTACACTTTCAAAGTTAACAACGTTCGATGACACTGCAGCGGTCGATGTCTATAAAAG AGTCGTAGAGGATGTCAATATCAAAGCATATGCGCAGGCTACAAGGCATCTTGTCTACGTCCTATTCGACAGCTTACTAGCAACACATCGAGATG CTCtgaagaaaatgggaaCCGCGTTCATCAATTCTTATACCAAGATTGTCGACGGCGAGAAAGACCCCCGGAACCTAatgcttcttttctcaatTGACCGAGTAATCCTCCTGGAGTTTGACGTCAAGGATCATATTGAAGACTTTTTCGACATCACATTTTGTTACTTCCCCATCACGTTCCGCCCGCCACCCAATGATCCTTATGGCATTACTGCCGATGATTTGAAACTTGCTCTCCGGGAGTGCATGGCATCTAATCCCTATTTTGCAAAGATGGCATTGCCTCTCTTTTTGGAAAAATTTGCGACTGCCACAGGTGCCACTATG AAAGATTTGATGCTCACGATGGCGGCTTGTTTCCCAACTTACGGCGCCGATGCGGTCAATGAACGTAGCAAAGAACTCTGGGAGGGTATCAAGACAGAAGTTCTTTACTCCTCCGACTCAACTATTGAAGTCGCTGCCCTTTCTGCTCTTGAATCACTTATGCGCACGCTCTACCCTAATGAAGACAGTATTCCATCAGGTTTGGCGCAGGAGATCATTCAGGAATGTATGAAGTCCCTGGAGGAACCAGACAAGAACCAGGCTTTGGGTTCAACCAAGATTATCGCCGCAATTTTCCGAGGTTCCC CGTCGGCCGGTAAATTTGCCCTCTCGCAAGTATTCCCTCAGCTTTTCCGAACATTCAACAGCCCCGTCGTACCTTCCCACCGCGCTCCTCTCCTCACAGCCGTCTCTTCAATTCTTCTCGCTTGTCAATCCACCTAcgactcttcctcccggTCACATGAGCAAGAGCAATGTTTGGAACCTTATCGAGGAGATCTTTTGGATATGCTGAGAGAAGGTTTAAGGACGGACGGCTTGAAGGGACCGGCAGTCAAGGGATGTGTTGCTCTTGTTGGTGTGCAGGGCTATTGGAGCCGaggggaagtggaggatgtCGTTAGGGGGATTGATGAAATTCTGATCCATGACGGGGATCAGCAAATTAG ACCGGAAGTCATCCAAGCTCTTACCACGATCTCAAAATTCCATCCCACCGTCATCGAGTCGCTTACTCTTCCGCTCTTATTCCACCACCTTCCCAGCTCGGCACCTTCCGAAGAGGACTTCACTGCTAGGCAGCGATACCGGTCTATCCTTGGTTCATTGGGAAAGCTCTGCATTCAGCCAGCACTGTGGGGCACAATGATTGTGAGGATCACTAGCAGGCTTGATATATTAGTCTCCGCTACCCCTGAAAAGTCAGAAGGGGGTGATGTGGAAATGGACGACATGGATGCTAGGGAGTGCAATATTGCCTACGCATGGGACCTCCTTAATTCCTTGCTCACGGTGATAGAGGcgaagatcaaggagaaacACGTGGATGTAGGCAAATATTACGAAGAGTTGATGCCAAGGTTGGTGGGCTTGGCAGTAATGGCGTCCCAGCAGACGGGTGGCGGAAGCGGGGAGCCTTTGTTCAAAGACAGGAGATTGGTGGCGATCATAAGCAAGatcgaggaaaagatgatctGGGAACTTAGCGTAGA GAAACAAGGGAAGCAGTTCGACCTTATGCACAGAGCGTTCGAGCAAGGAGAGATGGTCAGTATAGTACATGAAAGGTCAATTGTTCGATCTACTAGTCCCTTGCGC ATTAGCGCATCATCCCCAGAGCAAGATCTCATTGCGATTTACTCTGCTGCCCTCCGAGGCCTTTCACCCTCagtttctcttccattgaCTTCATATGGCGAGTATCTGAGGGGGAAGGTTTACTGGACTATTCATGTTGCGAAGGACGGCTGGCAAGTCAAATGGGGGCTGGAAATGGTTTGTGCGTTGGTGAataagaaggaaaatg ACCTCAAAGAAGCCTTGGCGGGGGTCATGGAGAAAATATGGGCAGAGGTGCAGGATACCACTCAAGACTTTGAGGTCAGACGCAGAGGGCTACTGGTTTATTTCCAT ATCATCAAAGCCCTCTCACTCCTTCGCCAGCCATTAGCATACACAGCTCTTGACAAGGTCATTGAAGTACTGGGGTTGTTTAGCATGGACCCTGAGTTTGTCAGTGAGGCAGCGAGGGCTTTTAGCGTattggcgaagaagggtgatGGACATCTGACTGCTAAG CTCCTTTACGCTCAAAAATTATGGAACCTTGTGCTTCCAAAACTGATCGAAGGAGATAAAAAGGCTTCTG gcaaagaaagaataGTGTACCTTGtctcctttgcttctctcttgcctcttgttcctccctctctttgTCTCTCCGACCTTCCTACT ATCCTCCCACTTATTCAACGATCCTTGACACTATCGTCCCCTGTTCAGAGGACGAACGTTATTCATGCCCTCACCTCCATTCTTGAgactccttcatccccgTATACTGATACCatcctccattcttctgcctcttccctcgtTTCCGCTCTTCTAGCTTCATCCGTTCCGTCTCCAGAGATCACTACCTCATCAAAAGTTCGACAATCCGCCTTAGCTTGCCTGGCCATTATTCCCGATACGATCAGGTTGGAAGTGCTACATAAGCAGAAAGCAGAGGTGATCAAGGAGCTGGGAAAGGCGGTGGACGACCGAATTAGAGATGTGAGGAAAGAAGCTGTTGAATGTAGGGCAAGATGGTATAGATATGGTCAGGCGACTTAG
- a CDS encoding cytoplasmic protein, producing the protein MEDEQVPQLLVSIPEAGASSLPPSEFERPQVPITLLTGYLGAGKSTLLQYILTANHGYRIAVCMNDFGDTTDIESKSLTLSDPNSSTTTSEFLSLPNGCLCCSVKDMGIAAIEDMVMKAPGGVDWVVVELTGLADPTPIVKSFWANEEMGDLFLDGVVCVVDSRNVLKQLNGEKDSDEITECQKQVASADVILLNKIDLVSEEHLLKVERAVRELNPTLRIHYTKKSQAPLSELFNIRAFTNSITPAIKEVPAALDNDHQHSSDCGHFHENGELLPHRNARIDTTLIPIPPLNLLQYNKLNTFLEFVLWSATFPVSSKTAPEILRTKGYITLQDGRAFVLQGVADLFELKEIDRALDHEMEGKIVFIGKGVGEDLNRELQEWVGI; encoded by the exons ATGGAAGACGAACAAGTGCCTCA GCTTCTTGTATCGATCCCCGAAGCAGGGGcatcatctctccctccttctgaATTCGAACGCCCACAAGTACCTATCACTCTATTAACAGGCTATCTTGGCGCCGGCAAATCGACATTGTTACAATACATTCTTACAGCAAATCATGGATATCGCATCGCAGTCTGTATGAACG ATTTCGGCGATACGACAGATATTGAGTCTAAAAGCCTAACATTATCTGACCCCAATTCTTCGACCACTACCTCTGAATTTCTCAGTCTACCCAATGGATGTCTCTGTTGTTCTGTCAAGGACATGGGTATAGCGGCAATTGAGGATATGGTCATGAAAGCTCCGGGTGGAGTTGATTGGGTTGTGGTTGAATTGACAGGTCTTGCAGATCCCA CTCCAATAGTCAAGTCTTTCTGGGCCAATGAGGAAATGGGGGATCTGTTCCTAGATGGAGTGGTCTGCGTAGTGGACAGTCGCAATGTACTGAAG CAATTaaatggagagaaggattCTGACGAAATCACGGAATGTCAAAA GCAAGTGGCTTCTGCAGACGTCATCCTCTTGAATAAAATCGATCTTGTGTCAGAAGAACATCTCTTGAAGGTGGAACGTGCTGTTAG AGAACTCAACCCAACTCTGAGAATACATTACACTAAGAAATCTCAGGCCCCCCTTTCTGAGCTGTTCAATATACGGGCCTTTACCAATTCCATTACTCCGGCTATAAAGGAAGTACCTGCGGCTCTAGACAATGATCACCAACACTCGTCCGATTGCGGACACTTTcatgagaatggagaatTATTGCCTCATCGTAACGCCAGGATCGATACTACGCTTATTCCCATCCCACCGCTCAATCTGCTTCAATACAACAAGCTTAACACCTTTCTTGAATTCGTCCTCTGGTCAGCGACTTTCCCCGTGTCATCCAAAACAGCACCGGAAATTTTGCGGACTAAAGGTTATATCACACTCCAAGACGGTAGAGCATTTGTTCTGCAAGGAGTGGCTGATCTTTTCGAattgaaagagattgataGGGCGCTCGATCATgagatggaggggaagatTGTTTTCATAGGAAAaggagttggagaagatttgAATAGAGAGTTACAAGAATGGGTTGGCATATAA
- a CDS encoding coproporphyrinogen III oxidase has product MPPDSPPPPPYPPALRLYSTHPSLPSPPSPPSNTSRILLGCATTGFLVGLAIQLTNSYKSHTRCDSVAAVDAIETDGFPWHPVHAVENDDPANPMRIRMATWVKSLQDHIVNTMEQIEAAASPNEFSPSTTAPTFLRDAWIRPEGGEGSSCILADGRVFEKAGINVSVVHGKLPPKAQKAMLPDHPSLPEPTGTVPFFATGLSIVIHPRNPHVPTVHLNYRYFEIEDPDEPGKPKAWWFGGGSDLTPSYLDEADAVHFHKTLKQACDQHDERYWPDFKQQCDKYFTITHRGECRGIGGIFFDDLTTTSPVHAPPPPPPPPADSAASAATGRGGGPSAEKIFEFVKSASSAFLPAYVPIVYKHMNDQWTPEEKRWQQLRRGRYVEFNLVYDRGTKFGLNTPGARIESILMSQVFFILYSYLFFLLIPTPW; this is encoded by the exons ATGCCCCCAGActcccctcctccgcctccgtACCCGCCCGCGCTGCGGCTCTACTCCACGCacccctccctcccctcccctccctcccctccctccaACACATCCCGCATCCTCCTCGGATGTGCGACCACCGGTTTCCTCGTCGGCCTCGCCATACAACTCACAAACAGCTATAAAAGT CATACTCGCTGCGACTCCGTGGCTGCAGTCGATGCCATCGAGACAGACGGCTTCCCATGGCACCCCGTCCACGCCGTCGAAAACGACGACCCTGCT AACCCTATGCGTATCCGCATGGCCACCTGGGTCAAGTCTCTCCAGGACCACATTGTCAACACCATGGAACAAATCGAAGCCGCTGCCTCGCCCAACGAATTCTCCCCATCAACCACCGCGCCCACATTCCTGCGTGACGCCTGGATCCGCCCCGAAGGCGGCGAGGGCTCCTCCTGCATCTTGGCCGACGGCAGGGTCTTTGAAAAAGCCGGTATAAACGTCTCTGTCGTGCACGGTAAACTGCCTCCCAAGGCCCAGAAAGCCATGCTGCCGGACCACCCCAGTTTGCCTGAACCAACGGGCACCGTCCCATTCTTCGCAACCGGCCTCAGTATCGTCATCCATCCCCGGAACCCACACGTGCCCACCGTCCACCTGAATTACAGGTACtttgagattgaagatCCCGACGAGCCGGGCAAACCGAAAGCATGGTGGTTTGGCGGTGGATCCGATCTCACACCGTCCTACCTCGACGAAGCAGACGCCGTCCATTTCCACAAGACGCTCAAGCAAGCGTGTGATCAGCACGATGAGCGCTACTGGCCCGATTTCAAGCAGCAGTGCGACAAGTATTTCACGATTACGCATCGCGGGGAATGTAGAGGTATAGGCGGTATTTTCTTTGATGATCTCACCACCACTTCCCCTGTGCATgcaccgccgccgccgccgccgccccCCGCCGACTCTGCAGCGTCAGCAGCCACAGGTCGTGGTGGTGGTCCAAGTGCAGAAAAGATTTTCGAATTTGTCAAATCCGCTTCGTCCGCGTTCCTCCCAGCCTACGTGCCCATCGTCTACAAGCACATGAACGACCAATGGACGCccgaggaaaagaggtggCAGCAGTTGAGGCGAGGCAGATATGTCGAGTTTAATTTGGTTTATGATCGAGGTACCAAGTTTGGGTTGAACACCCCCGGAGCGAGGATAGAGAGTATCTTGATGTCGcaagtcttcttcattctctattcttaccttttttttttgctaATACCGACACCTTGGTAG
- a CDS encoding AP-3 complex subunit delta-1 produces MFERTLQDLIRGLRSQKGASKAQEDAFIAEAMTEIRDELKGKDMALKAEAIIKMCYLMMLYPIAPPAGFAFHVVEVMSSPRYHLKQLGYLAAPMAFSGDTEETVLTVNGIKKDLLSPHVPLPPLPLTALPHLLSLSPSLSTSLHPDILHLLTHSSPRIRKRAVLCLLPCWEAFPEGLREGFPRLRERLQDEDQGVVGATVGVVMELARRQGGKNYLPLAPELFGILTGSSNNWMLIKVVKLFAILTPLEPRLVRKLLPPITTLISNTSAISLLYECVRTCIVGGMLDPDRPEADALARVCVEKLGGYLKDEGGDQNLRYIALLAMVKIIPTHPQLVAEYQDEVLQSLDDPDVSIRMRALELATNMVDPNNLQTIADTLLSHLAPSTPVLPSAAASLAAIASSSGTSNNTPPPLSPAYRHLLSTRLLAILSQDTYANVTDFEWVLSVLVDVAYVARVNVGQDIKKMILDVVARVKSVRNYAVSVLEKALGDDDLREKIGDDNESADGLIEAAVWVCGEYPSELSSPLSAISNLLSPSTSTTITSLSVQAVAKIFGYYCTIAASSWSGDKFEEIKALVASIDRGLAEVERDAKGDMEVLERVGEIKGLLGFVKADLEHHVPPQSAIRRDSESSIPELEGGFEAEAKQSNQDEPPYPKSLYIFPPLSTSHPLNAVASYAQSSIPVPDGLDLDTDLVPGGGWPEDIEEVDESEEERDKGGLDLGEGGGEGMEELRRVMREGRKKKKGKKGGEDEDKAEKMRRKAARRAKHKDDPYYLYDKEDEDVDNIPIVKLDDSELPVDISDPSSRSKSKPKQKKKAPPEFDRTGELPEGVSASQIPTPPSRLRQSTSRMNSTTGLAAVDLSTSGSLSKPISRSSSHFEEYKLDEEEGLSGATSQVSIEKNGGKDVPIASVPEVQVVKVKRKKKPGEKKKKKEEKKESPAE; encoded by the exons ATGTTCGAGAGGACGCTTCAGGACCTCATAAGAGGCCTACGTTCCCAGAAAGGTGCCTCGAAGGCTCAGGAAGATGCCTTCATCGCCGAGGCCATGACGGAGATACGCGACGAACTCAAGGGTAAGGACATGGCGCTTAAGGCTGAGGCTATCATTAAGATGTGTTAC TTGATGATGCTTTACCCTATTGCGCCGCCGGCAGGGTTCGCCTTTCACGTCGTGGAGGTTATGAGCTCCCCGAGATATCATCTCAAAC AATTGGGATATCTTGCTGCACCTATGGCCTTCTCTGGAGATACCGAAGAAACTGTCCTTACCGTCAACGGCATCAAAAAG GACCTTCTATCGCCCCATGTACCTCTACCTCCCCTTCCACTCACTGCCCTTCCGCACCTCCTATCTCTATCTCCCTCGTTATCAACATCGTTGCATCCTgacatcctccatcttctcacccactcttctccacgTATCCGTAAACGAGCCGTTCTATGTCTGTTACCTTGCTGGGAAGCATTCCCTGAGGGTTTGCGCGAGGGCTTCCCAAGGTTAAGAGAAAGGCTGCAGGATGAAGATCAAGGTGTAGTGGGCGCTACAGTGGGTGTTGTGATGGAGTTGGCTAGGAGACAGGGCGGGAAGAACTACTTGCCCTTAGCACCCGAGTTGTTTGGGATCTTGACGGGAAGTAGCAATAACTGGATGCTTATCAAGGTTGTTAAGCTG TTCGCCATATTGACACCCCTCGAGCCTCGTTTGGTCCGaaagcttcttccacctATTACGactctcatctccaacacCTCCGCAATATCCTTATTATACGAATGTGTGCGAACATGTATCGTAGGCGGTATGCTGGACCCCGATAGACCAGAGGCAGACGCTCTTGCAAGAGTATGTGTCGAGAAGCTGGGAGGCTATTTGAAAGACGAGGGAGGTGATCAAAATC TGAGATACATTGCCTTGTTAGCAATGGTTAAAATTATTCCAACCCATCCGCAGTTAGTCGCAGAGTACCAAGACGAAGTTCTACAGAGTTTGGATGACCCGGACGTGTCTATTCGCATGCGAGCTCTGGAGCTCGCTACGAACATG GTCGATCCCAATAACCTCCAAACTATAGCAGATACACTTTTGTCTCACCTTGCACCTTCCACCCCTGTACTGCCATCAGCCGCTGCATCCCTGGCAGCTATCGCTTCCTCGTCTGGGACATCCAATAACACCCCACCGCCTCTCTCACCCGCTTaccgtcatcttctctccactcGCTTACTAGCTATCCTTTCCCAGGATACTTATGCCAACGTAACGGATTTTGAATGGGTCCTCAGTGTGTTGGTGGACGTAGCATATGTCGCAAGAGTGAACGTTGGTCAGGATATCAAGAAAATGATTTTGGATGTGGTTGCGAGAGTGAAGAGTGTTCGAAACTATGCTGTGTCTGTCTTGGAAAAGGCATTGGGAGATGACGActtgagagagaagataggCGACGATAACGAAAGTGCCGACGGCCTGATTGAAGCTGCCGTCTGGGTCTGCGGCGAGTACCCTTCGGAGCTCTCGTCACCTCTTTCTGCCATTTCCAACCTCCTCTCACCCTCAACCTCGACCACTATCACTTCCCTTTCTGTACAAGCAGTCGCCAAGATCTTCGGTTACTACTGCACAATCGCTGCCTCTTCCTGGTCTGGAGATAAGTTTGAAGAGATTAAGGCCCTGGTAGCGAGCATTGACAGAGGTCTGGCTGAGGTTGAGCGAGATGCAAAGGGAGACATGGAAGTTCTCGAACGAGTTGGCGAGATCAAAGGTTTACTAGGATTCGTCAAAGCAGATCTTGAACACCATGTTCCACCTCAGAGTGCGATACGCAGGGACAGTGAATCTTCTATCCCTGAGCTCGAGGGAGGGTTTGAGGCCGAAGCAAAGCAAAGCAATCAGGATGAGCCGCCATACCCGAAGTCACTCTACATCTTCCCACCCCTATCcacatcccatcctctAAATGCAGTCGCTTCCTATGCGCAATCATCAATCCCTGTACCAGATGGGCTTGATCTGGATACCGACCTTGTCCCAGGAGGTGGATGGCCGGAGGAcattgaagaagttgatgaaagcgaggaagaaagagacaagGGTGGATTAGATCtgggagaaggtggtggggaagggatggaagagttAAGGAGGGTAATGAGAGAGGgtagaaagaagaagaagggaaagaagggcggagaagacgaggataAAGCTGAAAAAATGAGG CGGAAGGCAGCGAGACGGGCAAAACATAAAGATGATCCATATTATCTCTATGacaaagaggatgaggacgtGGATAACATCCCGATTGTCAAGCTTGACGATTCTGAGCTGCCAG TCGATATTTCAGATCCATCATCTCGGTCAAAATCTAAGCcgaaacagaagaagaaagccCCGCCCGAGTTTGACCGCACAGGCGAACTTCCCGAGGGCGTCTCTGCTTCCCAAATTCCAACACCGCCTTCTCGTCTGCGCCAATCCACGTCACGAATGAACTCCACTACTGGTTTAGCTGCTGTGGATCTTTCCACCTCGGGCTCTCTGAGCAAGCCTATTTCAAGAAGTAGTAGCCATTTCGAGGAGTATAagctggatgaagaagaaggccttTCAGGCGCAACATCACAAGTAAGCATCGAGAAAAATGGTGGGAAGGATGTGCCTATTGCCAGCGTGCCAGAGGTACAAGTTGTGAAGGTcaagcggaagaagaagccaggggaaaagaagaaaaagaaggaagaaaaaaaggagagtCCAGCAGAATAG